A segment of the Yersinia rochesterensis genome:
TCATGGCTATCCAATTGATTAAATGAACGCAGCTGATGACCATGAGGCAATCCGGCACGATATTCATCCATCCAATAGGCACAATCCTCGGCGCTGAGTTTTATGGGATGATAGGCAACATCACAGCCCGCCAGGAAGCTGCGTACCGGCAAAGCAAATCCCATATAATTCATTGCCGCGTCTTCCACTCCGGCATGTAACCAATTTCGTGCATCGCCAAAGTGTTCGCCCAGAATATAAGCTTGAGGATTTTCCTCTTTCGCCGCCTGATAAATCCCCGCCAAATGGTGTAAATTCCCTTTCGCGCCGCCCTCTTCTCCCAGCATATGCACCACATCCAGCCGCCAGCCGTCGATACTGTAAGGCGGCTTCAACCAATGGCGCACCACACTGTCTTCGGCGCGATAAATTTGATTAACAACATCTTCATTAGCGAAGTTAAGTTTTAGTAAGCTGGCATGGCCTTTCCAATCCAGTGCCCGCCCATCGGGGAAGAAATTAAACCAGCCCCGATAAGGTGAGTCGGGGTGATGACAAGCGCCATTTTCCCCTTGCTGATGGCGATCAAACCAATGGTGGGAATCCCCGGTATGGTTAAACACGCCGTCGAGCACCAATTTGATACCGGCATCGCGAGTGGCGCTGCGTAGTTGTAGAAATGCGCTCTCGCCGCCCAAGTAGGGATCAACCTGATAATAATCTTGCGTATCGTATTTATGCACACTGGGCGCGGTGAAAATCGGGTTGAGATAGAGCGCGGTCACCCCTAATTGTTGTAAATAGGGGAGTTTTTGGCTGATACCGGCTAAATCACCGCCGTAGAATGTCGAGGCGGCATTCACATCATCCAGTGGCTGTTGCCAGTCACGGCGTGCTACCGGATGGCCGGCGGCATGATGAATATAACTGCCATTTTGCACCCCATGCTCACCCTGGCTGCTGGCAAACCTGTCGGGGAAGATTTGATAAAAAATCTGGTCGGCCACCCAGTCTGGGCCGCTATCGGGTAACTCAATAGCAAACTGAGCCAATTGCGCCGGAGGAACGACTGAAAATCCTAATGGGCCGAACCACAGTTGGTCATCATTCCACAACAGTTTGAAGCAATAACGCCGCGCGGGCTGGCCTTCATGTAACGGTAATTTCGCGCGATAACGCCAGAAACCATTGATCAGTTCGCCCTTCATACTGAGTAGCCATTCTTCATTATCTGGCTCACAGCGTAAGAAAACCTGTGCCGGTAAATTATCACCTTGTAGCCACTCTCCATGTAACCACAGTGTGATATGTAATGCATCGCCGCGCTGACGGACAAAAGGCGCGACCGGTAAATGCCAACCACTAAGCATAAAATTCTCCTGCTTTAACCAAAACGCTTGCTGTTAAGGCTATCTGGTGCAGACATTAACGCCGCGACACATTCACCTGTATATATAAATCACCTGTATAAATAAATCGGTATCAACAATGCCATGTTGTGAATATTTATCCCTCATCTATCAGCATAAATATTGAGGATGAGGGCGGGGGCGGAGAGAGCCAAATGAAAAATATCATTTTAAAAATAAAAAAGCCGGGACATTTCCCGGCTTGATACTCGATATTGATTCAATGTTACTCAGCGGTTTTCAGCGCCGCCGCTTTCTTCTTCTGATAGCTGACCTTAAAGTAATATCCCACCAGCAACAGGACAATCCACACCAGCCCGACATACAATGAGATGCGCGTTGCTGGGAACCAACCAATCAGCCCAATGATAAACACCAAGAAAATGATAGCCACCACCGAAGTAAAGGTGCCACCACGCAGCGGGAAATCCAGCGCCTTAATCTTTTCTTTGCTCAACGAGCGGCGGAAACCAATTTGGGAGAACAGGATCATAATCCACACCCAAACAGTCGCAAAAGTCGCGAGCGAAGCAATCACCAGGAACACATTTTCCG
Coding sequences within it:
- the malZ gene encoding maltodextrin glucosidase, translating into MLSGWHLPVAPFVRQRGDALHITLWLHGEWLQGDNLPAQVFLRCEPDNEEWLLSMKGELINGFWRYRAKLPLHEGQPARRYCFKLLWNDDQLWFGPLGFSVVPPAQLAQFAIELPDSGPDWVADQIFYQIFPDRFASSQGEHGVQNGSYIHHAAGHPVARRDWQQPLDDVNAASTFYGGDLAGISQKLPYLQQLGVTALYLNPIFTAPSVHKYDTQDYYQVDPYLGGESAFLQLRSATRDAGIKLVLDGVFNHTGDSHHWFDRHQQGENGACHHPDSPYRGWFNFFPDGRALDWKGHASLLKLNFANEDVVNQIYRAEDSVVRHWLKPPYSIDGWRLDVVHMLGEEGGAKGNLHHLAGIYQAAKEENPQAYILGEHFGDARNWLHAGVEDAAMNYMGFALPVRSFLAGCDVAYHPIKLSAEDCAYWMDEYRAGLPHGHQLRSFNQLDSHDTARFITLLNGDKTRMQMALIWLFSWIGVPCLFYGDEIGLDGGNDPFCRKPFPWDEAQWDSDLLKLCQRMAALRHKSLALRRGGCQVIHANGDSLVFIRSYQRERVMVAIQRNHASDVFLPVSPLLNVTQWQRLEGASELNITDAGINLQLSGENVTLWRGQS